Proteins encoded in a region of the Zea mays cultivar B73 chromosome 2, Zm-B73-REFERENCE-NAM-5.0, whole genome shotgun sequence genome:
- the LOC100280813 gene encoding calmodulin → MLSSSHLVKLPLLPRGLLSYLPASILPSGRESTADAAPSTPPSSKKMSSSAQQQQQQQAGSSKAESAELARVFELFDKDGDGRITREELAESLRKLGMGVPGDDELASMMARVDANGDGCVDAEEFGELYRGIMDGAAEEEEEEDDDDDDMREAFRVFDANGDGYITADELGAVLSSLGLRQGRTAEECRRMIGRVDRDGDGRVDFREFRQMMRAGGLAALG, encoded by the coding sequence ATGCTATCGTCCTCGCACCTCGTTAAGCTGCCCCTCCTGCCGCGCGGCCTCCTCTCGTACCTCCCCGCATCCATCCTCCCGAGCGGGCGCGAGAGCACCGCGGACGCAGCACCCTCCACGCCgccttcttccaagaagatgtcgTCGTccgcgcagcagcagcagcagcagcaagcgggCAGCAGCAAGGCGGAGTCGGCGGAGCTGGCGCGCGTGTTCGAGCTGTTCGACAAGGACGGCGACGGGCGCATCACGCGGGAGGAGCTGGCGGAGTCGCTGCGCAAGCTGGGCATGGGCGTGCCGGGCGACGACGAGCTGGCGTCCATGATGGCGCGCGTGGACGCCAACGGCGACGGGTGCGTGGACGCGGAGGAGTTCGGGGAGCTCTACCGCGGCATCATGGACGGCGccgcggaggaggaggaggaggaggacgacgacgacgacgacatgcGGGAGGCGTTCCGCGTGTTCGACGCCAACGGCGACGGGTACATCACCGCGGACGAGCTGGGCGCGGTGCTGTCGTCGCTGGGGCTGCGGCAGGGCCGCACCGCGGAGGAGTGCCGGCGCATGATCGGCCGCGTGGACCGCGACGGCGACGGCAGGGTCGACTTCCGCGAGTTCCGCCAGATGATGCGCGCCGGCGGGCTCGCCGCGCTCGGGTGA